The proteins below are encoded in one region of uncultured Fibrobacter sp.:
- a CDS encoding prepilin-type N-terminal cleavage/methylation domain-containing protein — protein MKSNATQGGFTLIELMVVILIMGILSAVAIPKLFGLVAKARASELYSAAGTYIHLQDTYNTHSQDSIGSWKAIGYIHPQSTNFRYFEGPQEGGLSSVKAFSVEDGETAAWKAQNIAQLNNCAANSSWQIDVTKSPSQAYNILYKIDIANGQSGDCAALTSRFEALDTYNKITATP, from the coding sequence ATGAAATCTAACGCTACACAAGGCGGCTTCACGCTCATTGAGCTCATGGTCGTCATTCTTATAATGGGCATTCTCTCTGCAGTGGCCATTCCCAAGCTTTTCGGACTAGTGGCAAAAGCGAGAGCAAGCGAACTCTATTCTGCAGCAGGCACTTACATCCATTTGCAGGACACATACAACACCCACAGCCAAGATAGCATCGGATCGTGGAAGGCCATCGGCTACATACATCCCCAAAGTACGAATTTCAGATATTTTGAGGGGCCCCAAGAAGGGGGACTATCTTCTGTTAAAGCATTCTCCGTGGAAGATGGAGAAACCGCCGCATGGAAAGCACAAAACATAGCCCAACTAAACAATTGCGCCGCAAACAGTTCTTGGCAAATTGACGTTACTAAATCGCCATCACAAGCATACAATATTTTGTACAAAATTGACATTGCTAATGGCCAAAGCGGCGATTGCGCTGCACTCACCAGCAGATTTGAAGCTCTCGACACCTACAACAAAATCACCGCCACTCCGTAG